In the Pseudanabaena sp. PCC 7367 genome, one interval contains:
- a CDS encoding cob(I)yrinic acid a,c-diamide adenosyltransferase: MTGIGIMTAQVRPERAVGQIHVYDGMGKGKSQAALGVVLRSLGLGMAATDPKETRILLIRFLKGPGREYAEDAAIAALQQGFPHLIDQVRTGRAEYFDAAQVTKFDCQEAERGWDIAKGAMASGLYSVIVLDEINPVLDLGLLPVDRVVNDLKRKPAHLEVIATGRGAPKELIEVANLHSEMRPQEHVHADEYGISGIEIYTGAGKGKSTSALGRSLKAIGTGISRDQSHRVLIMQWLKGGSGYTEDAAIAALSRSYPHVVDHQRCGRDAIVWRGQQQELDFIEAERGWQIAQVAIASGLYKTIVLDELNPTVDLELLPVEPICQALLKKPRDTEVIITGRCMNRPDYFDLASVHSEMVCHKHYAEHGVDLKRGVDF, from the coding sequence ATGACAGGAATCGGTATTATGACTGCTCAGGTGCGACCAGAGCGGGCAGTAGGGCAAATCCATGTCTATGATGGCATGGGCAAAGGCAAGTCTCAGGCAGCCCTGGGCGTGGTGTTGCGATCGCTGGGGTTGGGCATGGCAGCCACCGATCCAAAAGAAACACGCATTTTATTAATCCGGTTTTTGAAAGGCCCTGGCCGCGAATATGCAGAAGATGCGGCGATCGCAGCCTTGCAACAGGGTTTCCCCCATCTGATTGACCAGGTACGCACCGGACGAGCTGAATATTTTGATGCAGCGCAGGTGACCAAGTTCGATTGCCAGGAAGCCGAACGAGGCTGGGATATTGCGAAGGGGGCAATGGCTTCTGGGTTATATTCAGTGATTGTGCTGGATGAAATCAATCCGGTACTAGATCTAGGGCTATTACCCGTCGATCGGGTGGTGAATGATCTCAAGCGCAAGCCAGCCCACTTGGAAGTGATCGCCACTGGACGGGGAGCGCCAAAGGAATTGATCGAAGTTGCTAACTTGCATTCAGAAATGCGCCCCCAGGAGCATGTTCATGCCGATGAATATGGCATTTCTGGGATTGAAATTTATACTGGTGCAGGCAAGGGTAAAAGCACCTCAGCATTGGGGCGATCGCTCAAGGCGATTGGGACTGGGATCAGCCGCGATCAATCCCATCGGGTTTTGATTATGCAATGGCTCAAGGGTGGTTCTGGCTATACGGAAGATGCGGCGATCGCTGCCCTCAGTCGCAGTTATCCCCACGTGGTCGATCATCAGCGCTGCGGCCGCGATGCGATCGTCTGGCGGGGTCAACAACAGGAATTAGATTTTATCGAAGCGGAACGGGGCTGGCAAATTGCCCAGGTGGCGATCGCTTCCGGTTTATACAAAACGATCGTGCTGGATGAACTCAACCCCACCGTCGATCTAGAACTATTGCCCGTTGAGCCGATCTGTCAGGCATTGCTTAAAAAACCCCGCGATACGGAGGTGATTATTACTGGTCGCTGCATGAATCGCCCCGATTACTTTGACCTGGCCAGCGTACATTCGGAAATGGTCTGCCATAAGCACTATGCCGAGCATGGGGTTGATCTTAAGCGCGGCGTTGATTTCTAG
- a CDS encoding toll/interleukin-1 receptor domain-containing protein, which produces MSPEYDAIVFYSADDRREVIEICEKLKEKGIKLWLDIWELRPGTDWQKELDNVFRFAKSAIVFVGASSVSPWQNLETRAFLRESTKTMMPIIPVILESAPKAPQLPAFLSYYSWVDFRSKSPDPIEQLMWGITGQKVT; this is translated from the coding sequence ATGTCTCCTGAGTATGATGCGATCGTTTTTTACAGTGCTGACGATCGACGAGAGGTTATTGAAATCTGTGAAAAGCTAAAAGAAAAAGGTATTAAGTTATGGCTAGATATTTGGGAGCTTAGGCCAGGAACAGACTGGCAGAAGGAATTAGACAATGTTTTTAGATTTGCAAAGTCTGCAATTGTTTTTGTAGGAGCAAGCTCTGTCAGTCCTTGGCAAAATTTAGAAACCAGAGCTTTCTTGAGAGAATCAACTAAGACAATGATGCCTATCATACCTGTGATCCTTGAAAGTGCGCCAAAGGCTCCACAGCTGCCAGCATTTCTTAGTTATTATAGTTGGGTAGATTTTAGAAGTAAAAGCCCTGACCCAATAGAACAGCTTATGTGGGGAATAACTGGTCAGAAAGTCACATAA
- a CDS encoding D-alanine--D-alanine ligase family protein produces MNSTNNQTLKIGLLFGGQSGEHEVSLVSAKSIAQGLGQNPRNQVMPFYIQKDGVWCDPERSLNVLEAGKPEQIDNSGQFKLPAAANEVDVWFPALHGPNGEDGTVQGMLQLMQKPYVGNGVLASAVGMDKVLMKALFAQAGLAQVKYVALSRWQWQQEPEEWYEHIETTLGYPCFVKPANLGSSVGISKVRDRSQLEAAIHSATSYDPRVIIEQGVTAREIECAVLGNEQPKASIVGEITYNSDFYDYETKYTPGMADLHIPAQLPETVTQAVQDMAIAAFEAVAGSGLGRVDFFYVEASSMVLINEINTLPGFTSTSMYPKLWEASGISFHDLCDRLVDLALERHKPIVG; encoded by the coding sequence ATGAACTCAACCAACAATCAAACCCTAAAAATCGGCCTCTTATTTGGTGGTCAATCCGGCGAGCATGAAGTTTCGCTGGTTTCCGCCAAGTCGATCGCCCAGGGCTTGGGGCAGAATCCCCGCAATCAAGTCATGCCCTTCTATATTCAAAAAGACGGGGTGTGGTGTGATCCAGAGCGATCGCTAAACGTATTAGAAGCCGGTAAGCCAGAGCAGATTGACAATAGTGGTCAGTTTAAATTACCCGCCGCCGCCAATGAAGTTGATGTGTGGTTCCCGGCGCTGCATGGCCCCAATGGTGAAGATGGCACCGTGCAGGGGATGCTGCAACTGATGCAAAAGCCCTATGTTGGTAATGGCGTGTTGGCCTCGGCGGTGGGCATGGACAAGGTTTTGATGAAGGCGTTGTTTGCCCAGGCAGGCTTGGCGCAGGTCAAATATGTGGCGCTGAGTCGGTGGCAGTGGCAGCAGGAACCGGAAGAGTGGTATGAGCACATTGAAACTACGCTGGGTTATCCCTGTTTTGTTAAACCTGCCAACCTTGGCTCCTCGGTGGGGATTTCCAAGGTACGCGATCGCTCCCAGCTAGAGGCAGCGATCCACAGCGCCACCAGCTATGACCCCAGGGTCATTATTGAGCAGGGCGTTACCGCCAGGGAAATTGAATGCGCGGTGTTGGGGAATGAGCAACCCAAAGCCTCGATCGTGGGTGAGATTACCTACAATAGCGATTTTTACGACTATGAAACCAAATATACGCCTGGGATGGCGGATTTACATATTCCTGCGCAATTGCCAGAGACAGTGACTCAGGCAGTGCAAGACATGGCGATCGCCGCATTTGAAGCAGTTGCTGGTTCAGGGCTGGGGCGCGTGGACTTTTTCTATGTGGAAGCGAGTTCTATGGTTTTAATTAATGAGATCAATACCCTGCCTGGATTTACCTCCACCAGTATGTATCCCAAACTGTGGGAAGCGAGCGGAATTAGTTTTCATGACCTATGCGATCGGTTAGTAGATTTAGCGCTAGAGAGACATAAACCGATCGTTGGTTAA
- a CDS encoding four-carbon acid sugar kinase family protein, with the protein MTAKPKIVVLDDDPTGSQTVHSCLLLTKWDVDTLRFGLRDSAPIMFVLTNTRAIEPEAADRVTREVCHNLKQAIAAENIAEYMVVSRSDSTLRGHYPIETDAIAAETGPFDAHFLVPAFFEGGRVTIDSTHYLIIDGKPVPTHDTEFAKDSVFGYSTSYLPDYVAEKTKGKIAAEQVERFLLADIRAGSLDRLLALSNNQCGVVDAETQADLDKFAADVLAAAAQGKKFLFRSAASILTALAQLPPQPVAPEQMSTYVRTDQPGAVIVGSHVKKTTAQLAQLLKQPGVAAIEIEVKQLLTPFNRDLLLQQALEQVRSAHGAGKTPVVYTSREELQFEDVQTRLKFGEEVSDLLMQIVKGLPAETSFLISKGGITSNDVLSKGLELTTARLLGQIIAGCSVVRTPAEREHLPNLPVVLFPGNVGDDDALATVYQRLTTRKPTN; encoded by the coding sequence ATGACTGCCAAACCTAAAATCGTGGTTCTCGACGATGATCCCACCGGTTCACAAACCGTCCATAGCTGCCTTTTGCTAACCAAATGGGATGTGGATACGCTGCGGTTTGGTTTGCGAGATAGTGCGCCGATCATGTTTGTGCTCACCAATACCAGGGCGATCGAACCTGAAGCAGCCGATCGGGTCACCCGCGAAGTTTGCCATAATTTAAAACAGGCGATCGCGGCGGAAAACATTGCTGAATATATGGTGGTGAGTCGCTCCGATTCAACCCTGCGCGGCCATTATCCAATCGAAACCGATGCGATCGCGGCGGAAACAGGGCCCTTTGATGCCCATTTTCTGGTGCCAGCCTTTTTTGAGGGGGGCAGGGTCACGATCGACAGCACCCACTATTTAATCATTGATGGCAAGCCTGTCCCGACCCATGACACAGAGTTTGCCAAGGATTCTGTATTTGGCTATTCCACCAGCTATTTACCAGACTATGTGGCGGAAAAGACCAAGGGCAAAATTGCTGCTGAGCAGGTGGAGCGCTTCTTGCTGGCCGACATTCGCGCTGGCAGTCTCGATCGCTTGCTGGCGCTGAGTAACAATCAATGTGGCGTGGTTGATGCGGAAACCCAGGCCGATTTAGATAAGTTTGCCGCTGATGTGCTGGCTGCGGCTGCCCAGGGTAAAAAATTCCTGTTCAGGAGTGCCGCCAGCATACTTACTGCTCTGGCACAGTTACCGCCCCAACCCGTTGCGCCAGAGCAAATGTCTACCTATGTGCGCACAGATCAGCCTGGTGCGGTGATCGTGGGCTCCCATGTCAAAAAAACCACTGCCCAACTGGCACAATTACTAAAACAGCCAGGGGTAGCAGCGATCGAAATTGAGGTTAAGCAGTTACTCACACCGTTCAACCGAGATCTGTTATTGCAGCAAGCTCTGGAGCAGGTGCGATCGGCGCATGGGGCAGGTAAAACTCCGGTGGTCTATACCTCACGGGAAGAGTTACAGTTTGAGGATGTGCAAACTCGGCTGAAGTTTGGCGAGGAGGTGTCGGACTTGTTGATGCAGATCGTGAAGGGGCTGCCTGCGGAAACCAGTTTTTTGATTAGCAAGGGCGGGATTACTTCTAATGATGTGCTGAGTAAGGGGCTGGAACTAACTACGGCGCGATTGTTGGGGCAGATTATTGCTGGTTGTTCGGTGGTGCGTACGCCTGCGGAACGGGAGCATTTACCTAATTTGCCGGTGGTTTTGTTTCCTGGGAATGTGGGGGATGATGATGCGCTGGCGACGGTTTATCAAAGATTAACCACCAGAAAACCAACAAATTAA
- a CDS encoding calcium-binding protein, producing the protein METEICPVHLSEDGEDCLFFILPPQEDPGDDIFGTEGVDVINFASNFDDRIFVFGGDDTVFGFNGRDAIVGGAGDDELNGNEGDDFVTGNEGNDVVNGNLDNDLLFGNQGEDTLSGGQGNDTLWGGKDADQLFGNKADDLLFGDIGSDLVSGDQGADTLYGAAPSSSLPGLGEIDVLVGGIDTDTFVLADAGVSFYDNGDPTDSGLDDYAIVFDFNPLEGDKLQLRFDVDYILTSTDPAVFGFSGLALWTDSDGTGSLTQADELVAAFPDTAPEAVIGAALILV; encoded by the coding sequence ATGGAAACAGAGATTTGTCCCGTTCACTTGAGTGAAGATGGCGAGGATTGTCTATTTTTTATCCTACCGCCCCAGGAAGATCCCGGTGATGACATTTTTGGTACTGAGGGAGTTGATGTAATTAACTTCGCCTCTAATTTTGACGATCGTATTTTTGTGTTTGGTGGCGACGACACTGTGTTTGGCTTCAATGGCCGTGATGCGATCGTTGGTGGTGCCGGTGATGATGAACTGAATGGCAACGAGGGCGACGACTTTGTTACTGGTAATGAAGGTAATGATGTTGTCAATGGCAATCTTGATAATGACCTTTTGTTTGGCAACCAGGGCGAAGATACTCTCAGTGGTGGGCAGGGTAACGACACCCTCTGGGGTGGTAAGGATGCCGATCAGCTATTTGGGAATAAAGCCGACGACCTGCTGTTTGGTGATATTGGCAGCGATTTGGTTTCCGGCGATCAGGGCGCAGATACCCTCTATGGTGCAGCCCCATCCAGTAGCCTGCCTGGTTTAGGAGAAATTGATGTGCTGGTGGGTGGTATTGACACTGATACCTTTGTGCTAGCGGATGCGGGTGTCTCTTTCTATGACAATGGCGATCCCACCGATTCTGGCCTGGACGACTATGCGATCGTCTTTGACTTCAATCCCCTCGAAGGTGACAAGCTCCAACTCAGATTTGATGTGGATTATATTCTCACCAGCACTGATCCGGCGGTCTTTGGCTTCTCTGGTCTGGCCTTGTGGACAGATTCCGATGGCACAGGCAGCCTCACCCAAGCCGATGAATTGGTGGCGGCATTCCCAGATACTGCGCCTGAGGCTGTTATTGGTGCAGCCTTGATCTTGGTATAG
- a CDS encoding fructosamine kinase family protein — protein MWDEIAAHISRSIGAPFTIAATNYVGGGSINRACQVIGDDRQFFVKTNTAAQVGMFEVEAIALEQMHATNTILVPKPICWGTAAGSSYFVAEWLELTRSQDWSAMGHKLAAMHRVTSSKGFGWDRQNVIGATPQVNTWESDWVEFYSKHRLQFQLKLARRNGFSCRISEQELLDAVPKFFETYQPQPAMVHGDLWSGNLSFAIVNGKTEPAIFDPALYYGDREVDIAMTELFGSPPASFYQAYNQSFPLDPGYQKRKTLYNLYHILNHFNLFGAGYGSQAQRMIEQVCRM, from the coding sequence ATGTGGGACGAAATAGCAGCACACATATCCCGATCGATCGGTGCGCCCTTTACGATCGCGGCCACTAATTATGTGGGTGGTGGCAGTATCAATCGCGCTTGCCAGGTGATTGGTGACGATCGCCAGTTTTTTGTGAAAACCAACACCGCCGCTCAGGTGGGCATGTTTGAGGTGGAAGCGATCGCCCTAGAGCAAATGCACGCGACCAATACAATTCTGGTGCCCAAGCCCATTTGTTGGGGGACGGCGGCGGGTTCGAGTTATTTTGTGGCGGAGTGGCTGGAGCTAACTCGATCGCAGGATTGGAGCGCAATGGGACACAAGCTGGCGGCCATGCATCGGGTCACCAGCAGCAAAGGTTTTGGCTGGGATCGACAAAATGTAATTGGCGCTACGCCGCAAGTTAATACCTGGGAGTCGGATTGGGTTGAGTTTTACTCTAAGCATCGCTTGCAATTTCAACTCAAGCTAGCGCGACGCAATGGGTTTAGCTGCCGCATCTCTGAGCAAGAGTTACTAGATGCGGTGCCGAAATTTTTTGAGACCTATCAACCGCAACCAGCGATGGTACATGGCGATCTGTGGAGTGGAAATCTCAGCTTTGCAATCGTGAATGGTAAGACCGAGCCAGCGATCTTTGACCCGGCGCTTTATTATGGCGATCGAGAAGTAGACATTGCCATGACTGAGTTGTTTGGATCACCGCCTGCCAGCTTCTATCAAGCCTACAATCAATCATTTCCGCTTGATCCGGGCTATCAAAAGCGCAAAACCCTCTATAACCTCTATCACATCCTGAATCATTTTAATTTGTTTGGGGCGGGGTATGGTTCCCAGGCACAACGCATGATTGAGCAGGTTTGTAGAATGTAG
- a CDS encoding class I SAM-dependent methyltransferase codes for MSAVPPEQPKPVPDVTQNLSDQAIDDPDALDKLARLKVKSLTAARGELVFPCIPSYKDRYLTQINALLVALGQNFTTKEKQALANIVGKHLEEGFAKSPYARLVFRYMPPTPTVGLTKGLNINVNSEVPSIEDKYQRWVDTREGSLFGSHADAKVIEVVESIAASDPAKCPIMDIGAGNGRNTFPLAKLGYPVDAIELAPVFVEQMQKIATAEGLNINVIEGNVLDPALKIRPAHYGLIFAAEVIPHFRHINQVELLLARMCDCLRSQGLLLFNLFLTSEGYEPTPMIRELSQVAWSFLVTPAELDAALQKLPLEIIANQSVYDYEKQHLPEKAWPPTNWFPSWSRGRDLFPTDRQPPVSLRWLLCRRT; via the coding sequence GTGAGTGCCGTTCCGCCAGAGCAACCTAAGCCAGTACCTGATGTGACCCAGAATTTAAGCGATCAAGCGATCGATGATCCTGATGCCCTAGACAAGCTGGCTCGCCTCAAGGTTAAAAGCCTCACTGCGGCAAGGGGAGAGTTGGTTTTTCCCTGCATTCCCAGTTACAAAGATCGTTATTTAACGCAAATTAATGCATTGCTGGTGGCGCTCGGCCAGAACTTCACCACCAAGGAAAAGCAAGCCCTGGCAAACATTGTCGGTAAGCACCTGGAAGAAGGTTTTGCCAAGTCCCCCTACGCCCGTCTGGTGTTTAGATATATGCCGCCTACGCCCACAGTGGGGCTGACCAAGGGCTTGAATATTAATGTGAATAGCGAAGTACCCTCGATCGAGGATAAGTATCAGCGCTGGGTCGATACCAGAGAAGGCTCTTTGTTTGGTAGCCATGCCGATGCCAAGGTGATCGAGGTGGTGGAATCGATCGCGGCGAGTGATCCGGCTAAATGCCCAATTATGGATATTGGCGCGGGCAATGGTCGGAATACCTTCCCGCTGGCTAAGCTGGGTTATCCGGTGGATGCGATCGAGCTAGCGCCTGTGTTTGTAGAGCAAATGCAAAAGATCGCCACTGCTGAGGGGTTGAATATTAATGTGATTGAAGGGAATGTTTTAGATCCAGCCTTAAAAATTCGCCCCGCCCATTATGGCTTGATCTTTGCCGCTGAAGTAATCCCCCATTTCCGGCATATTAATCAGGTGGAATTGTTGCTGGCCAGGATGTGTGACTGTCTGCGATCGCAGGGTTTGTTGTTATTTAACCTGTTTCTAACCAGCGAAGGCTATGAACCAACCCCAATGATTAGGGAATTGTCGCAGGTGGCCTGGTCGTTTTTGGTAACCCCAGCGGAGTTGGATGCGGCGCTGCAAAAGCTACCACTGGAAATAATTGCCAATCAATCGGTTTATGATTACGAAAAGCAACATTTGCCAGAGAAAGCCTGGCCGCCTACTAATTGGTTCCCAAGCTGGTCACGGGGACGCGATCTTTTCCCTACCGATCGACAGCCCCCTGTGTCTTTGCGTTGGTTGTTGTGTCGTCGCACTTAA
- the lpxB gene encoding lipid-A-disaccharide synthase, producing the protein MFSKSTNSQISHHRSSIDRKMKQRIFISTGEVSGDWHGSILVQAMFAEAKQRGIELEIVALGGDRMAAAGVKLLGNTAAIGSIGLTEALPFVLPTMRLQRQAKQQLKQDPPDLAVLIDYVTPNLAMGSFFQNILNKPVTYYIAPQEWVWSFKDKNTKMIAGFTDKIFSIFPQEATYYRKHGANVDWVGHPLIDEMAKVSDRAICRTELGLGESDLIVTMLPASRAQEIKFLFPPMLEACQAIKAKLPQVKFLLALSTEKFRQPIADMLNQYGIEAEIVYGKSHQLIRAADLVLTKSGTVNLETALLGVPQVVIYKVSASTVWVARKILGFSIPFMSPPNLILEREVVPELFQEAATATNIAEACLTLLQDQTVRSQTLTDYTEMRHKLGKPGAATRAAQGILDLLTQSLATHHSL; encoded by the coding sequence ATGTTTTCGAAATCAACCAATTCCCAAATTTCCCATCACAGGAGTTCAATCGATCGCAAGATGAAGCAACGCATATTTATTAGCACCGGAGAAGTCTCTGGCGACTGGCATGGTTCAATCCTAGTGCAGGCAATGTTTGCCGAGGCAAAACAGCGTGGAATTGAGCTGGAAATTGTAGCTTTAGGTGGCGATCGGATGGCTGCGGCTGGGGTGAAGTTGCTGGGTAATACCGCCGCGATCGGTTCGATCGGCCTGACCGAAGCATTGCCGTTTGTGTTACCGACCATGCGATTGCAACGCCAAGCCAAGCAACAACTTAAGCAAGACCCGCCCGATCTGGCTGTTTTGATTGACTATGTGACCCCTAATCTGGCGATGGGGAGCTTTTTTCAAAACATACTCAACAAGCCAGTTACCTATTACATTGCGCCCCAGGAATGGGTCTGGTCATTTAAGGATAAAAACACCAAAATGATCGCTGGCTTCACCGATAAAATCTTTTCGATCTTTCCCCAGGAAGCCACCTACTACCGCAAGCATGGCGCAAATGTAGACTGGGTCGGACATCCATTGATCGATGAAATGGCCAAGGTGAGCGATCGTGCCATCTGTCGCACTGAGCTAGGCCTAGGTGAATCTGACCTGATAGTAACAATGCTGCCTGCGTCACGGGCACAGGAAATTAAATTCTTATTCCCGCCCATGCTGGAGGCTTGCCAGGCAATTAAGGCTAAATTGCCCCAGGTTAAATTTTTGCTGGCACTGTCTACGGAAAAATTCCGCCAGCCGATCGCCGATATGCTGAATCAATATGGGATCGAGGCAGAAATTGTCTATGGCAAATCTCACCAACTAATTCGGGCTGCTGATCTGGTGCTAACTAAATCTGGCACTGTTAACTTAGAAACTGCCCTACTGGGCGTACCCCAGGTGGTGATCTACAAAGTCAGCGCCAGTACAGTGTGGGTGGCCAGGAAAATCTTGGGCTTCTCGATTCCATTTATGTCACCGCCCAATTTAATCCTGGAGCGGGAAGTTGTGCCTGAATTATTCCAGGAAGCAGCCACCGCCACTAATATTGCTGAGGCTTGCTTAACCCTGCTGCAAGACCAAACGGTGCGATCGCAGACCCTAACGGACTATACCGAAATGCGCCACAAATTAGGCAAACCAGGTGCAGCCACCAGAGCCGCCCAGGGCATCCTTGATTTACTAACTCAGTCGTTAGCCACGCACCATAGTCTCTAA
- a CDS encoding ATP-dependent helicase: MTIAPQLATQLAELHASLRAGQQQMAQWQSGELAVSAVPGAGKSTGMAVAAVITIANNQLSRQRQLVVVTFTRSAASNIRRKIRKHLQELRLPQSAFTVNTLHGLAFSIASSHAELSGFSAAETQIISEPRKLGLIKQAANRWLRKNPRLYEMLLEGRGFDGEDAERLRRQTILRTEVLPALAREAIATAKSAKLSPDDLRYADAGEILEVAAGLYETYQSLLHKQGMIDYDDMILGALRVLAQDSVQQYWQERVFAVFEDEAQDSSPLQTKLLEQLAVVRPQGRDAEMGGDRADLDRQNRDLEQRNNSQSVVNLDGANNQEGQQERHPENQNLNLIRVGDPNQAINSTFTNADPRFFNQFCDRAQSRGRLVSLDQAGRSSSRIMASANQVLDWVNSSTYAQPEPPFRQQHIRAVDPGDPQPNANPAPLPSRGNGLEINFPPNINHTVRLLYDRAQQLLAQNPELSMAVLVRQHNQGRFVCEELENFNRDHPDPIRVYDVEQRDRRSRVPEDMLAILQFLDRPHSPDNLKAALRVLSKRQIIKPQDLDALASLPEQFLYPTALDPNFTPIAIAARHICTGLLRAKLELPPYNLIAFIALTLRYDQGELATADKLSDRLSSQLEEYNLAAMVAALQDIVTSESFEAVEDENLEDRYTRSGQLTVISMHKAKGLDWDVVFMPFLHKRIIPGELFQKEAVKFLGEFTLPEVARAQIRAMIHGELIPDPTVAWSRCQSLKQAEEFRLLYVGMTRAKRLLWLSAARSAPFSWNNRDNLTDNADVCPALKTLVDSFPDAIGND, translated from the coding sequence ATGACAATCGCACCGCAACTGGCAACCCAACTGGCCGAATTACATGCTTCCTTGCGAGCCGGACAGCAACAGATGGCGCAATGGCAAAGCGGAGAGCTGGCAGTTTCGGCAGTGCCAGGGGCAGGGAAATCAACCGGCATGGCGGTGGCGGCAGTGATTACGATCGCCAACAATCAACTCAGTCGGCAGCGGCAATTGGTGGTGGTTACCTTCACCCGATCGGCAGCCAGCAACATTCGCCGCAAAATTCGTAAACATCTACAAGAGTTGCGATTGCCCCAAAGCGCCTTTACGGTGAATACTTTGCATGGTTTGGCTTTTAGTATTGCCAGTTCCCATGCTGAATTGTCGGGATTTAGTGCGGCGGAAACCCAGATAATTTCTGAGCCGCGCAAGCTGGGTTTAATTAAACAGGCGGCGAATCGATGGTTGCGGAAAAATCCTCGCTTATATGAGATGTTGTTGGAAGGTAGGGGGTTTGATGGCGAAGATGCAGAGCGATTGCGGCGGCAGACGATCCTACGCACCGAAGTGCTGCCAGCCCTAGCACGGGAGGCGATCGCCACGGCCAAGAGTGCCAAACTATCGCCGGATGACTTGCGCTATGCAGATGCGGGCGAAATTTTAGAGGTCGCCGCTGGTTTATATGAAACCTATCAAAGCCTGTTGCATAAGCAGGGCATGATTGACTATGACGATATGATTCTGGGGGCGCTGCGGGTACTGGCTCAGGATTCCGTGCAGCAATATTGGCAGGAACGGGTATTTGCGGTGTTTGAAGACGAAGCGCAGGATTCTTCACCATTACAAACTAAATTGCTCGAACAATTGGCAGTAGTGAGGCCACAGGGTAGAGATGCTGAGATGGGTGGCGATCGCGCTGATTTAGATCGCCAGAATCGAGATCTTGAGCAGAGGAATAATAGCCAATCTGTTGTTAATCTTGACGGCGCTAACAATCAAGAGGGGCAGCAAGAGAGGCATCCAGAGAATCAAAACTTAAATCTAATTCGGGTGGGCGATCCCAATCAAGCAATTAATTCCACTTTTACGAATGCCGATCCGCGCTTTTTTAATCAATTCTGCGATCGCGCCCAGAGCCGGGGGCGATTGGTCAGCCTCGATCAAGCCGGACGCAGCAGCAGCAGGATTATGGCCAGCGCCAATCAGGTTTTAGATTGGGTGAATAGCTCAACCTATGCCCAACCGGAACCACCATTCCGGCAGCAACATATTCGTGCCGTCGATCCTGGCGATCCCCAACCCAATGCCAATCCCGCCCCATTGCCAAGCCGTGGTAATGGCCTAGAAATTAATTTCCCGCCTAATATCAACCATACAGTACGTTTGCTCTACGATCGCGCCCAGCAGCTATTGGCGCAGAATCCAGAATTAAGCATGGCGGTGCTGGTACGGCAACATAATCAAGGTCGGTTTGTGTGCGAGGAACTGGAAAACTTCAACCGCGATCACCCTGATCCCATTCGCGTTTATGACGTGGAACAACGCGATCGCCGTTCCCGCGTACCAGAAGACATGCTAGCCATATTGCAATTCCTCGATCGCCCCCATTCACCGGATAACCTCAAAGCAGCGCTGCGGGTTCTGTCCAAACGGCAAATTATTAAGCCCCAGGATCTCGATGCCCTGGCCAGCTTACCGGAACAGTTTTTATATCCCACCGCACTTGATCCCAACTTCACCCCCATTGCGATCGCAGCAAGGCATATTTGCACCGGGCTGCTGCGTGCCAAACTGGAGCTACCCCCATATAACCTCATCGCTTTTATTGCCCTCACATTAAGGTATGACCAGGGAGAACTAGCTACTGCCGACAAACTTAGCGATCGGCTTAGTTCGCAACTAGAGGAATATAATCTAGCGGCAATGGTGGCAGCCTTGCAGGATATCGTAACTTCCGAGAGTTTTGAAGCGGTTGAAGATGAGAACCTCGAAGATCGCTACACCCGTTCAGGTCAATTGACCGTAATCAGTATGCACAAGGCTAAGGGGCTGGATTGGGATGTGGTATTCATGCCGTTTTTGCATAAGCGAATCATTCCTGGCGAACTATTTCAGAAGGAGGCGGTTAAGTTCTTAGGCGAATTCACGTTGCCAGAAGTTGCCCGCGCCCAAATTCGCGCCATGATTCACGGCGAACTGATCCCCGATCCCACTGTAGCCTGGAGTCGATGCCAGAGCCTCAAACAGGCGGAAGAATTTCGATTGCTGTATGTGGGCATGACCAGAGCGAAGCGATTGCTGTGGTTGTCTGCGGCTCGTTCCGCACCATTTAGCTGGAACAATCGAGACAATCTTACCGATAACGCTGATGTTTGCCCAGCCCTGAAAACTTTGGTAGATAGCTTCCCTGACGCGATCGGGAATGACTAA